One region of Halomicrobium sp. LC1Hm genomic DNA includes:
- a CDS encoding cupin domain-containing protein produces the protein MPTDSQHGIRVGRPLAADGTPADGPALDLDPDGPAAARLREAPRALVSSPGAKTWATLLETPAEGETDRPVLLQWLAPDASEPPPHTHPTTERFTVIEGTLSLVVDGERTRLGPGESTTVEAGAEHTFRNDSDETVAFVGEPPSMLTVRSLFTIWGRDHEGAFADDGYGEPGPLDALVIAAEIASETRMTGTPLALQRLLWATVGRAARLLGYDGIEDRYLDDEFWTRHVDQPSFGDTA, from the coding sequence ATGCCGACAGATTCACAGCACGGAATCCGTGTCGGGCGTCCGCTGGCTGCCGACGGGACGCCTGCCGACGGGCCAGCCCTCGACCTCGACCCCGACGGCCCCGCCGCCGCCCGCCTTCGTGAGGCACCGCGCGCACTCGTTTCGAGTCCGGGAGCGAAGACGTGGGCGACCCTGCTCGAAACGCCAGCGGAAGGCGAGACCGATCGCCCAGTCCTGCTGCAATGGCTGGCACCCGACGCCAGCGAGCCACCGCCACACACCCATCCGACGACGGAGCGCTTCACGGTCATCGAGGGGACCCTCTCTCTCGTCGTCGATGGGGAACGGACCCGGCTCGGACCCGGTGAGAGCACCACAGTCGAGGCCGGCGCAGAGCACACCTTCCGCAACGACAGCGACGAGACCGTCGCGTTCGTCGGCGAACCCCCGTCGATGCTGACTGTCCGGTCGTTGTTCACGATCTGGGGGCGCGATCACGAGGGAGCCTTCGCCGACGACGGGTACGGCGAACCCGGCCCACTCGACGCGCTCGTGATCGCTGCGGAGATTGCGAGCGAGACACGGATGACTGGGACACCACTGGCGCTCCAGCGGCTGCTCTGGGCAACTGTCGGACGAGCGGCACGGCTGCTGGGGTACGACGGGATCGAGGACCGCTATCTCGACGACGAGTTCTGGACGCGCCACGTCGATCAACCGTCGTTCGGTGACACAGCCTGA
- a CDS encoding helix-turn-helix domain-containing protein, with protein MKHLRVTAQIDHDHAPPFYTMLSDSPAIEETRLLEWNTTAADAETVLFAIRGDATPFATDAPGTRGIDNVQLSAPEGRWTYALVEVRPVSTPLFDAIRDARTRRRLVVRKPIIYRDGDMHFRIVGDATALQTALDAAPPAVDAQVERIEPVRGGPDPSGPDLSQRQRDALETAHRLGYYERPRGATHEDVADELGCAPATASEHLQKAEATVVEAVLDAL; from the coding sequence GTGAAGCACTTGCGAGTCACGGCGCAGATCGACCACGACCACGCGCCGCCGTTCTATACGATGCTCTCGGACTCGCCGGCGATCGAGGAGACTCGGTTGCTGGAGTGGAACACGACGGCTGCGGACGCGGAGACGGTACTGTTCGCGATCCGTGGCGACGCGACACCGTTCGCAACGGACGCACCCGGGACGCGGGGCATCGACAACGTTCAGCTGTCGGCTCCCGAAGGGCGCTGGACGTACGCCCTCGTCGAGGTCCGTCCCGTCTCGACGCCGCTGTTCGACGCCATTCGAGACGCCAGAACGCGCCGTAGACTGGTGGTTCGCAAGCCGATCATCTACCGCGACGGCGACATGCACTTCCGGATCGTCGGAGACGCCACTGCACTCCAGACCGCTCTCGACGCCGCTCCCCCAGCAGTGGACGCGCAGGTCGAGCGGATCGAACCGGTCCGGGGCGGGCCGGACCCCTCTGGTCCCGATCTCAGCCAGCGCCAACGTGATGCCCTCGAAACCGCCCACAGGCTGGGCTACTACGAGCGGCCACGCGGCGCGACCCACGAGGACGTGGCAGACGAACTCGGGTGCGCGCCAGCGACGGCATCGGAACACCTCCAGAAAGCCGAGGCGACAGTGGTCGAGGCCGTGCTCGACGCCCTCTGA
- a CDS encoding helicase C-terminal domain-containing protein, with product MDPARIFDEFPAPEYRGNQRQALADIRDAFAAGNDVVLVRAPTGSGKSLLARAIAGCARTAGEAGAEEVIDAYYTTPQVSQLDDVAEDPLLSDLEVIRGKNNYDCILPGETDTPVDQAPCARERKFDCQVKHRCPYFSDRAIASNRPVAAMTLAYFMQTAGSDVFGPRDVVVIDEAHGLGDWAEMYATIELGPETVPVWEDTRPQAVDDLEDAAGYAQRLADVGERRVQELRQQEELTPEEVAERDRLNKLRQDLSWFVEDYRDPESVTTWVVDQPEGEGGSVTIKPLDPEKYLKHTVWDRGQRHALLSATILNKEAFCANVGLDPDNVALVDVGHTFPVEHRPLYDVTQGKMTYEHREETLPKIARIVVRAMQHHPDEKGLIHCHSYAIAEQLESLLVDFGVGSRLRSHDSEDRDGQLTAWKRSDDPDVFLSVKMEEALDLEGDLCRWQVICKAPYPNTRDSRVAQRLEDGQWGWYYRTALRTVIQACGRVVRAPDDHGATYLADSSLLDLFERARVDMPDWFAEQVDRMAPPDLPAFDPASALGGGGSGGSTDDSASSGRSRSRSRRRSSGTSPMADVWETE from the coding sequence GTGGATCCCGCCCGTATCTTCGACGAGTTTCCGGCCCCGGAATACCGGGGGAACCAGCGCCAGGCGCTCGCGGACATCCGCGACGCCTTCGCGGCCGGCAACGACGTGGTGCTGGTGCGTGCGCCGACCGGGAGCGGCAAGTCCCTGCTCGCGCGCGCCATCGCCGGCTGTGCCCGGACGGCGGGAGAGGCCGGGGCCGAGGAGGTCATCGACGCCTACTACACGACCCCACAGGTCTCGCAGTTAGACGACGTGGCGGAGGACCCGCTGCTCTCGGATCTCGAAGTGATCCGCGGGAAGAACAACTACGACTGCATCCTCCCCGGCGAGACCGACACGCCGGTCGATCAGGCACCCTGTGCCCGCGAGCGGAAATTCGACTGTCAGGTGAAACACCGCTGTCCGTACTTCTCGGACCGGGCGATCGCCTCGAACCGGCCGGTCGCGGCGATGACGCTCGCTTACTTCATGCAGACGGCCGGCTCGGACGTGTTCGGCCCGCGCGACGTGGTCGTGATCGACGAGGCCCACGGGCTGGGCGACTGGGCGGAGATGTACGCGACGATCGAACTCGGACCCGAGACGGTGCCGGTCTGGGAGGACACCAGGCCCCAGGCCGTCGACGATCTGGAAGACGCCGCGGGCTACGCGCAGCGACTCGCCGACGTGGGCGAGCGCCGGGTGCAGGAACTGCGCCAGCAAGAGGAGCTGACCCCCGAAGAGGTCGCCGAGCGCGATCGACTGAACAAACTCCGGCAGGACCTCTCGTGGTTCGTCGAGGACTACCGCGATCCCGAGAGCGTGACGACGTGGGTCGTCGACCAGCCAGAGGGCGAGGGCGGGAGCGTGACGATCAAACCGCTGGACCCGGAGAAGTACCTCAAACACACGGTCTGGGACCGCGGCCAGCGCCACGCCCTGCTGTCGGCGACGATCCTCAACAAGGAGGCGTTCTGTGCCAACGTCGGGCTCGACCCGGACAACGTCGCGCTCGTGGACGTGGGCCACACCTTCCCCGTCGAACACCGGCCGCTGTACGACGTGACTCAGGGGAAGATGACCTACGAACACCGCGAGGAGACCCTGCCCAAGATCGCCCGGATCGTCGTCCGGGCGATGCAACACCACCCCGACGAGAAGGGGCTGATCCATTGTCACTCCTACGCGATCGCCGAGCAACTCGAATCGCTGCTCGTCGACTTCGGCGTCGGATCGCGCCTGCGGAGCCACGACAGCGAGGACCGCGACGGGCAACTCACCGCCTGGAAGCGCAGCGACGACCCCGACGTGTTCCTCTCGGTGAAGATGGAGGAGGCGCTGGACCTGGAGGGCGATCTCTGTCGCTGGCAGGTGATCTGCAAGGCACCGTATCCCAACACCCGCGACTCGCGGGTCGCCCAGCGCCTGGAAGACGGCCAGTGGGGCTGGTACTACCGCACAGCGCTGCGGACGGTCATTCAGGCCTGTGGCCGCGTCGTCCGTGCGCCGGACGACCACGGCGCGACCTATCTCGCGGACTCGTCGCTGCTGGATCTGTTCGAGCGGGCCCGCGTCGACATGCCCGACTGGTTCGCCGAGCAAGTCGATCGGATGGCACCGCCGGACCTGCCCGCGTTCGATCCCGCGAGCGCGCTCGGTGGCGGCGGCTCCGGTGGTTCGACCGACGACAGTGCCAGTAGCGGGCGCTCGCGTTCGCGGTCCCGGCGGCGCTCCTCGGGAACGAGTCCGATGGCCGACGTGTGGGAGACGGAGTAA
- a CDS encoding type IV pilin N-terminal domain-containing protein codes for MDQTRRALLRAVPLSVTAGLAGCSALSGDDEPATETATDTPEPVLDGDSSATEWLFPPSALERDNYPFVTLHPSAMLEYADALPEARVSNLQSDIGLSGFDTIGSLDGLYQLGQGVAVYDGQFDRDPLVTELTEAGFEEIGSTHGFDRYTPDDKRLVAVGESDVLLVDLRGGDLSVTADSVAGAALDAVTGEGDRYQDVSDDCATLLDALGTGHVRTGRIGSTALDGDGGVAQGARWRLDSETTAVTAATVFESADATDEDAVASWAAASGPFGETAPATASDGRVVSATADVPTGELGPFELSSSPDAAPQVALDFDYDADAGTVTVTHNGGDSVPATRLELRGDGFAERDSADQSESGLWDGETSGDDETVVAGDSVVVGVTPTYRLFVLYSPESGRGVTLGSSSGPEA; via the coding sequence ATGGATCAGACACGCCGCGCCCTCCTCCGTGCGGTCCCGCTGAGTGTGACGGCCGGGCTCGCCGGCTGTTCGGCCCTCTCTGGCGACGACGAACCGGCGACGGAAACGGCGACCGACACCCCCGAGCCGGTCCTCGACGGGGACTCGTCGGCCACAGAGTGGCTGTTCCCGCCGTCGGCGCTGGAACGGGACAACTACCCCTTCGTCACGCTGCACCCCTCGGCGATGCTCGAATACGCCGACGCGCTGCCAGAGGCACGCGTCAGCAACCTCCAGTCCGACATCGGGCTGAGCGGCTTCGACACGATCGGCTCGCTCGATGGCCTCTACCAGCTCGGGCAGGGCGTCGCCGTCTACGACGGTCAGTTCGACCGCGACCCACTCGTCACGGAACTGACCGAAGCGGGCTTCGAGGAGATCGGCTCCACTCACGGCTTCGATCGGTACACGCCCGACGACAAGCGCCTGGTCGCCGTCGGCGAGAGCGACGTGTTGCTCGTCGACCTCCGCGGTGGCGACCTCTCCGTGACCGCCGACAGCGTCGCCGGGGCGGCCCTGGACGCGGTGACCGGCGAGGGCGACCGCTACCAGGACGTGAGCGACGACTGCGCGACGCTGCTCGACGCGCTCGGGACGGGCCACGTCCGTACCGGCCGGATCGGGTCGACGGCACTCGACGGCGACGGCGGCGTCGCCCAGGGCGCTCGCTGGCGACTGGACAGCGAGACGACGGCCGTCACCGCCGCGACGGTCTTCGAGAGCGCGGACGCGACGGACGAAGACGCCGTGGCGTCCTGGGCCGCCGCGTCGGGCCCCTTCGGCGAGACCGCGCCAGCGACCGCGAGTGACGGACGGGTCGTCTCTGCGACCGCCGACGTTCCGACCGGCGAGCTGGGGCCGTTCGAACTCTCCTCGTCGCCCGACGCGGCACCGCAGGTCGCACTGGACTTCGACTACGACGCCGACGCGGGGACGGTCACCGTCACCCACAACGGCGGCGACAGCGTCCCGGCCACACGACTCGAACTCCGGGGCGACGGCTTCGCCGAGCGCGACAGCGCCGATCAGAGTGAGTCCGGGCTATGGGACGGCGAGACCAGCGGTGACGACGAGACGGTCGTCGCCGGTGACAGCGTCGTCGTCGGTGTCACGCCGACGTACCGACTCTTCGTCCTGTACTCGCCCGAGTCCGGCCGTGGCGTGACGCTTGGCTCGTCGAGCGGACCCGAGGCCTGA
- a CDS encoding ABC transporter ATP-binding protein yields MATIDITNLRKEFGDDSEQIVAVDNLDLTIKDGEFLVFVGPSGCGKTTTLRCIAGLEDVTDGSIEFDSNDVTDQRARDRDVAMVFQNYALYPHMTVRKNIGFPLRLSTKQSTEAINERVEQVAEMLGIEELLGDQPKELSGGQQQRVALGRAIIRDPELFLMDEPLSNLDAKLRSTMRTELQELQSDLDVTTCYVTHDQTEAMAMGDRIAVLNEGELQQVGTASEVYRSPTNEFVAGFIGSPSINTFTADVEGATLHGPGGFEYTLEDPSHAEGHDQIRVGVRPEDIRLDPDGGMPGEVTVVEEMGNENFLYATMGEIDLTARIESKMHPDEGMSVDFGFDEEDLYLFDIDTQESVKTKTSETDVDYQQYVTSD; encoded by the coding sequence ATGGCTACAATAGACATCACGAACCTACGCAAGGAATTCGGTGACGACAGCGAACAGATCGTGGCGGTCGACAACCTCGACCTGACCATCAAAGACGGCGAGTTCCTCGTCTTCGTCGGCCCCTCGGGCTGTGGGAAGACGACGACACTGCGCTGTATCGCCGGCCTCGAAGACGTGACCGACGGCAGTATCGAGTTCGATAGCAACGACGTGACTGACCAGCGCGCACGCGACCGCGACGTGGCGATGGTGTTCCAGAACTACGCGCTGTACCCCCACATGACCGTCCGCAAAAACATTGGCTTCCCGCTCCGGCTCTCGACCAAGCAGTCAACCGAAGCGATCAACGAACGGGTTGAGCAGGTCGCCGAGATGCTCGGGATCGAAGAGTTGCTCGGAGACCAGCCCAAGGAACTCTCGGGCGGGCAACAACAGCGGGTCGCGCTCGGCCGCGCAATCATCCGAGATCCGGAACTATTCCTCATGGACGAGCCCCTGTCGAATTTGGACGCGAAACTCCGGTCGACGATGCGGACCGAACTCCAAGAGCTACAGAGTGATTTGGATGTGACAACGTGTTACGTCACCCACGACCAGACCGAAGCAATGGCAATGGGCGACCGCATCGCCGTCCTCAACGAGGGGGAACTCCAGCAGGTCGGGACGGCCAGCGAAGTGTACCGATCGCCAACCAACGAGTTCGTCGCCGGATTCATCGGCAGCCCCAGCATCAACACCTTCACCGCCGACGTGGAGGGCGCGACGCTGCACGGCCCCGGTGGGTTCGAGTACACGCTCGAAGACCCGTCGCATGCCGAGGGTCACGACCAGATCCGGGTGGGCGTCCGACCAGAGGACATTCGCCTCGATCCCGACGGCGGGATGCCTGGCGAAGTGACTGTCGTTGAGGAGATGGGCAACGAGAACTTCCTCTACGCGACGATGGGCGAGATCGACCTCACCGCCCGTATCGAGAGCAAGATGCATCCCGACGAGGGGATGTCCGTCGACTTCGGGTTCGACGAGGAGGATCTCTACCTGTTCGACATCGACACCCAGGAGTCAGTCAAGACCAAGACCAGCGAGACCGACGTTGACTACCAGCAGTACGTGACCAGCGATTAA
- a CDS encoding carbohydrate ABC transporter permease: MRSQERKEALWKFGGYVFLLTLVALVMIPLYWMLVAATIPQSEFFAWPPRLLPGTEFLSNFRALQENVDFVRSMGNSIIISVSYTILSLILCSMAGFAFAKYEFRFKEPLFYFILATLVLPIQLLIIPLFLLMVQIGWTNSYLAVILPWAANPLGIFLMRQNMKAIPDSLLESARMDGATEFQLYYKIALPTMLPSLAALSIILFLNQWQAFLYPLVILQDPQMYTIPLALAELVGAQRVYFDQIMVATSLAVTPIFIVFLTMQQYFIKGILSGSVKQ, encoded by the coding sequence ATGCGGTCCCAGGAACGCAAGGAAGCCCTCTGGAAGTTCGGCGGATACGTCTTCCTGCTGACGCTGGTCGCACTCGTGATGATCCCGCTGTACTGGATGCTCGTCGCCGCGACGATTCCGCAGTCGGAGTTCTTCGCTTGGCCGCCGCGACTGCTTCCAGGTACCGAGTTCCTCAGCAACTTCCGGGCGTTGCAGGAGAACGTCGACTTCGTCCGGAGCATGGGCAACAGCATCATCATCTCGGTGTCGTACACGATCCTCTCGCTGATCCTCTGTTCGATGGCCGGGTTCGCCTTCGCGAAGTACGAGTTCCGCTTCAAGGAACCGCTGTTCTACTTCATCCTGGCGACGCTGGTGCTGCCCATCCAGCTGCTGATCATCCCGCTGTTCCTGTTGATGGTCCAGATTGGGTGGACGAACTCTTACCTGGCGGTGATCCTTCCGTGGGCGGCGAACCCGCTAGGCATCTTCCTGATGCGCCAGAACATGAAGGCGATCCCCGACTCGCTACTCGAGTCGGCCCGGATGGACGGCGCGACGGAGTTTCAACTGTACTACAAGATCGCGCTGCCGACGATGCTCCCGTCGCTGGCGGCGCTATCGATCATCCTGTTCCTCAACCAGTGGCAGGCGTTCCTCTACCCGTTGGTGATTCTACAGGACCCCCAGATGTACACGATTCCGCTGGCGTTGGCAGAGTTAGTCGGTGCACAGCGCGTTTACTTCGACCAGATCATGGTCGCGACCTCACTCGCAGTGACCCCGATCTTCATCGTGTTCCTCACGATGCAGCAGTACTTCATCAAGGGCATCCTCTCGGGATCGGTCAAACAATAG
- a CDS encoding carbohydrate ABC transporter permease: MTPDTISSKIRTMSAVRQASDQLRFLRQNLSQRLPNIPGIPYIYISPFFILFGAFLLFPTVYTLYLSFFEYLGVSNDILLSVTMGPIEVAIPQMANLEFVGLSNYERLLFRDSLFHRSLFNTSFIFFIQVPLMVGVGLATALVLDAKFIRAKGLFRTLIALPVATGLVAYSTIFLLLFNDQVGLINYILTQVGVEPVAWLGSAWGARFTLVIAVTWRWLGYNMIILLAGLQTVPQQLYEAAEIDGASRWQKFRYVTLPQLRPVLLFVVVASTIGTFQLFSEPFVITGGGPSNATITIVQYIYQRAFESFDLGYASAASVILVAIVSVLSIVQIQYGGDE; this comes from the coding sequence ATGACTCCAGACACGATATCGTCGAAAATCCGAACAATGTCCGCCGTCCGGCAAGCTTCCGACCAGCTTCGCTTTCTCCGACAGAACCTCTCACAACGATTACCCAACATTCCGGGTATTCCCTACATCTATATCTCGCCGTTCTTCATCCTCTTCGGCGCCTTCCTGCTGTTCCCAACAGTGTACACGCTGTACCTGTCCTTCTTCGAGTATCTCGGCGTGTCTAACGATATCCTCCTCAGCGTGACGATGGGACCGATCGAGGTTGCGATTCCACAAATGGCAAACCTCGAGTTCGTGGGGCTGTCGAACTACGAACGACTCCTCTTCCGAGATTCGCTGTTCCATCGATCACTGTTCAACACCTCGTTTATCTTCTTCATTCAGGTGCCACTGATGGTCGGTGTTGGATTGGCGACTGCACTCGTCCTCGATGCGAAATTCATTCGCGCGAAGGGACTGTTCCGAACGCTGATCGCCCTGCCCGTGGCAACCGGTCTAGTCGCGTACTCGACGATTTTCCTGCTGCTGTTCAACGATCAGGTCGGGCTGATCAACTACATCCTCACGCAGGTCGGTGTGGAGCCAGTCGCGTGGCTCGGCAGCGCCTGGGGGGCGCGGTTCACCCTCGTGATCGCTGTCACATGGCGCTGGCTCGGGTACAACATGATAATCCTGCTGGCCGGGCTCCAGACAGTCCCCCAGCAGCTGTACGAGGCCGCCGAGATTGACGGTGCAAGCCGCTGGCAGAAGTTCCGCTACGTGACCCTGCCACAGCTCCGACCGGTCCTGCTGTTCGTCGTCGTCGCCTCGACGATCGGGACCTTCCAACTGTTCTCGGAGCCGTTCGTCATCACCGGCGGTGGTCCCTCGAATGCGACCATCACTATCGTCCAGTACATCTATCAGCGCGCATTCGAGTCGTTCGACCTCGGATATGCGAGTGCAGCATCCGTGATCCTCGTCGCGATCGTGAGTGTGCTGTCCATCGTCCAGATCCAGTATGGAGGTGACGAGTAA
- a CDS encoding extracellular solute-binding protein produces the protein MTESSDPTARRRQLLRTLGIVGTASLAGCSVNTGGDGGSDGSDGSDGGDSTGSGSQMASSANGWSWDVAARALKSAAEMYNEEKDGEVSVEELGTGSWGDRFDTAVTSGSGAPDFTSIRNVGVTNYASIDGLLDLTERIEQTDMENEIVDGKWQSVTYDDSYYAIPWDLGPTGVFYRRDVYADAGIDPDSIETWDDFIEAGKQLPDDVNMINLGPEVLNQEWRMRLRQLGGQAITENGAVNIHSEESVRAAQQIKDIVDADIHAEIQEWSGGWFTAYAEGSVASLASAAWMDGTLRAELPDTSGSWGVFKIPAFEAGGTRASNRGGSNMAIPSQIDDEAVIDRAFDFCQWAMTEPDVQNMMLEEFGLFPSLTAAYDADIYDEGQEFYDGQPVFGLFAEVAQEIEPYRWTEATPEVDDALITELGNMVDGNKSPEQAVRDAAETVADRTDRELAS, from the coding sequence ATGACAGAGTCTTCAGACCCGACCGCACGGCGTCGACAGCTGCTGCGAACGCTTGGTATTGTCGGCACCGCGAGTCTCGCAGGTTGTAGTGTCAACACTGGTGGCGACGGCGGTAGCGACGGTAGCGACGGTAGCGACGGTGGTGACAGTACAGGTTCCGGTAGCCAGATGGCGTCCTCAGCCAACGGATGGAGCTGGGACGTTGCAGCTAGAGCGCTGAAAAGTGCCGCCGAGATGTACAACGAGGAAAAAGACGGGGAGGTCTCTGTGGAGGAACTCGGCACTGGTAGCTGGGGAGACCGCTTCGACACGGCCGTCACGAGCGGAAGCGGGGCACCAGATTTCACTTCGATCCGGAACGTCGGCGTGACGAACTACGCAAGCATCGACGGGTTACTCGATCTCACGGAGCGAATCGAACAGACCGACATGGAAAACGAGATCGTCGACGGGAAGTGGCAGTCGGTCACCTACGACGACTCGTATTACGCGATCCCGTGGGACCTCGGCCCGACTGGAGTGTTTTACCGGCGGGATGTCTACGCGGACGCGGGTATCGATCCCGATTCGATTGAAACGTGGGACGACTTCATCGAAGCCGGAAAGCAGCTTCCTGACGATGTCAACATGATCAACCTCGGACCAGAGGTGCTGAATCAGGAGTGGCGGATGCGTCTCCGTCAGCTCGGTGGGCAGGCGATTACCGAGAACGGTGCAGTCAACATCCACAGCGAAGAGAGTGTTCGTGCGGCACAGCAGATCAAAGACATCGTCGATGCCGACATTCACGCCGAGATTCAAGAGTGGTCCGGTGGCTGGTTCACGGCCTATGCCGAGGGATCGGTTGCTTCACTGGCGAGTGCGGCCTGGATGGACGGGACGCTGCGTGCAGAACTGCCAGACACATCCGGCAGCTGGGGAGTGTTCAAGATTCCAGCGTTCGAAGCGGGCGGTACTCGTGCGTCGAACCGCGGGGGTTCTAACATGGCGATCCCCTCACAGATAGACGATGAGGCCGTCATCGACAGGGCCTTCGACTTCTGTCAGTGGGCAATGACGGAACCCGACGTGCAAAACATGATGTTGGAGGAGTTCGGTCTCTTCCCGTCGTTGACGGCAGCATACGATGCCGACATTTACGATGAAGGACAGGAATTCTACGACGGTCAGCCGGTCTTCGGTCTGTTCGCAGAAGTCGCGCAAGAAATCGAGCCGTATCGATGGACAGAAGCGACACCAGAAGTGGACGACGCATTGATAACTGAACTGGGCAACATGGTCGACGGAAACAAATCACCCGAGCAGGCCGTCCGGGATGCCGCAGAAACTGTCGCAGACCGGACCGATCGTGAACTTGCCTCGTAA